The following are from one region of the Cloacibacterium normanense genome:
- a CDS encoding DUF6122 family protein yields the protein MFIALVFFRENWKKAYFIMLATMLVDVDHVLATPIFQEGRSSIGFHPLHTYPMIFLYFLGVLFLRGNYRIIAIGLLFHMFTDFQDFYFWRWLMKL from the coding sequence GTGTTTATAGCGCTTGTTTTCTTTAGAGAAAATTGGAAAAAGGCTTATTTCATTATGTTGGCTACCATGTTGGTAGATGTAGATCATGTTTTAGCTACGCCAATTTTCCAAGAGGGAAGAAGCAGCATTGGTTTTCATCCTTTGCATACTTATCCTATGATTTTTTTATACTTTTTAGGCGTTTTATTTCTGCGAGGAAACTACAGAATCATAGCAATAGGATTGCTATTTCACATGTTTACAGATTTTCAGGATTTCTATTTCTGGAGATGGTTAATGAAATTATAG
- a CDS encoding DUF4919 domain-containing protein, protein MKKALFTFIFLCLHSIVFSQVNIEEIKKNVTVNPQKYYYEYLEIFKTAPETLSQEQLNYIYYGNNYVDYGYDRLTFNQKSGKISKFAHNRISKKFAEKILLDALPLYEQNPLNKELLLCLSDLYKAKSEQEKSDFHYNQYQLLIKTIEKSGNGKLDNSAILVTSFQDLMLSVERFSIVFVPGLDFKEKVLPDGSWLYIFKNGIDLFFVRLVHHKDAFK, encoded by the coding sequence ATGAAAAAAGCGCTATTCACTTTTATTTTTTTGTGTTTACATAGCATTGTTTTTTCTCAAGTTAATATTGAGGAAATAAAGAAAAATGTCACCGTAAATCCTCAAAAATATTATTATGAATATTTAGAAATTTTCAAAACTGCTCCAGAAACACTTTCTCAAGAACAACTTAATTATATTTATTACGGGAATAACTATGTAGATTATGGATATGACAGATTAACATTTAATCAAAAATCTGGTAAAATTTCAAAATTCGCACATAATAGAATTTCAAAGAAATTTGCAGAGAAAATTTTACTAGACGCTTTACCTCTCTATGAACAAAATCCATTAAATAAAGAGCTTTTACTTTGTTTGTCAGATTTGTATAAAGCTAAAAGTGAGCAAGAAAAAAGCGATTTTCATTATAATCAATATCAGCTTCTAATTAAAACCATAGAAAAAAGTGGAAATGGAAAGTTAGACAATTCAGCTATTCTAGTCACAAGTTTTCAAGATTTGATGCTTTCTGTGGAGAGGTTTTCTATTGTATTTGTACCGGGTTTAGATTTTAAGGAAAAAGTATTACCAGATGGTTCTTGGCTTTACATTTTCAAGAATGGTATTGATTTATTTTTTGTTAGATTAGTACATCATAAAGATGCATTTAAATAA
- the hflX gene encoding GTPase HflX, with protein MLEKKEHQYEKAVLVGLITQHQDEEKLTEYLDELEFLAYTAGATVEKRFTQKLSQPDSRTFVGSGKAEEIKNFVKENEIGTVIFDDELSPSQLKNLEKEMEVKILDRTNLILDIFAQRAQTSYARTQVELAQYQYLLPRLTRMWTHLERQKGGIGMRGPGETEIETDRRIIRDRITLLKEKLKTIDRQMATQRNNRGKVVRVALVGYTNVGKSTLMNALSKSEVFAENKLFATLDTTVRKVVIGNLPFLLTDTVGFIRKLPTQLVESFKSTLDEVREADLLIHVVDISHESFEDHIDSVNQILMEINAHQKPMIMVFNKIDAFAYEKKDEDDLTPATKKNISLEEWKKTWMAKSKYPTVFISALSKENFPEMKKMIYDEVHKIHISRFPYNDFLFEYFDDEEVV; from the coding sequence ATGCTCGAAAAAAAAGAACATCAATACGAAAAAGCCGTTTTAGTAGGCTTAATTACACAGCATCAAGACGAAGAAAAACTTACCGAATACCTCGATGAGTTAGAATTTCTTGCTTATACTGCAGGTGCAACTGTAGAAAAACGCTTTACGCAAAAATTATCTCAACCAGATTCCAGAACTTTTGTAGGAAGCGGAAAAGCAGAAGAAATTAAAAATTTTGTAAAAGAAAACGAAATAGGAACCGTTATTTTTGATGACGAACTTTCACCTTCTCAATTGAAAAATTTAGAGAAAGAAATGGAAGTAAAAATCCTCGATAGAACCAATCTTATCCTCGATATTTTTGCACAAAGAGCACAAACTTCTTATGCAAGAACTCAAGTAGAACTCGCTCAATATCAATATCTTCTTCCAAGATTAACCAGAATGTGGACGCACCTTGAACGTCAAAAAGGAGGAATCGGAATGCGTGGTCCTGGTGAAACCGAAATTGAAACAGATAGACGTATTATTCGTGATAGAATTACGCTTCTAAAAGAAAAGTTGAAAACCATTGACAGACAAATGGCAACTCAACGAAATAATCGTGGAAAAGTGGTGAGAGTTGCATTGGTAGGATATACCAACGTAGGAAAATCTACTTTGATGAATGCGCTTTCTAAATCTGAAGTTTTTGCAGAAAATAAACTTTTTGCAACGCTAGATACTACCGTTCGTAAAGTAGTGATTGGAAACTTACCATTTTTATTGACAGATACGGTTGGTTTCATTAGAAAATTGCCGACTCAATTGGTAGAGTCTTTCAAATCTACGCTTGACGAAGTTCGCGAGGCTGATTTGCTGATTCATGTAGTAGATATTTCTCACGAAAGTTTCGAAGACCACATTGATTCTGTGAATCAAATTCTCATGGAAATTAATGCACATCAAAAACCTATGATTATGGTTTTCAATAAAATAGATGCTTTTGCTTATGAGAAAAAAGACGAAGATGATTTAACTCCAGCTACCAAAAAGAACATTTCTCTGGAAGAATGGAAAAAAACGTGGATGGCAAAATCTAAATATCCTACGGTTTTCATTTCGGCTTTATCTAAAGAAAATTTTCCAGAAATGAAGAAAATGATTTACGATGAGGTTCACAAAATTCACATTTCAAGATTTCCATATAACGATTTCTTGTTTGAATATTTTGATGACGAGGAAGTTGTTTAA
- a CDS encoding DNA alkylation repair protein, translated as MTLHNQILEALQFLSTPEKRDFLPYFFKTGKGQYAEGDQFIGVVVPDSRKLVKEYWQKATLDDVQEILKSEFHEMRLVALLILITKFEKSKDEKEKKNLVDFYLKNTKYINNWDLVDLSCYKLLGRYCFENQKDDILKKLSNSENMWEKRIAIVATMYHIKKGSHDLTIELALNNLNHSHDLMHKANGWLLREMGKKDEEKFLNFLKTHYQNMPRTSLRYAIEKLDEDLRQDFLKGRI; from the coding sequence ATGACACTCCACAACCAAATCCTTGAAGCCTTACAATTTCTTTCTACACCAGAAAAGAGAGATTTTTTGCCGTATTTTTTTAAAACAGGTAAAGGTCAATACGCAGAAGGTGACCAATTCATTGGTGTAGTCGTTCCAGATTCTAGAAAGTTGGTGAAGGAATATTGGCAAAAAGCCACTTTAGATGATGTTCAAGAAATTTTGAAATCAGAATTTCACGAGATGAGATTAGTAGCGCTGTTGATTTTGATAACAAAATTTGAAAAATCAAAAGACGAAAAAGAGAAGAAAAATCTCGTTGATTTTTATCTAAAAAATACAAAGTATATCAACAATTGGGACTTGGTAGATTTGTCTTGTTATAAATTATTAGGAAGGTATTGCTTTGAAAATCAGAAAGATGATATTTTGAAAAAGTTATCGAATTCTGAAAATATGTGGGAAAAACGCATCGCAATTGTGGCGACCATGTATCATATCAAAAAAGGAAGTCATGATTTAACCATAGAATTGGCACTGAATAATTTGAATCACTCACACGACTTGATGCACAAAGCCAACGGTTGGCTTCTAAGAGAAATGGGCAAAAAAGATGAAGAAAAATTCTTGAATTTCTTGAAAACGCATTACCAAAATATGCCCAGAACTTCACTTCGTTATGCGATTGAAAAACTAGACGAAGATTTACGCCAAGACTTTTTAAAAGGAAGAATTTAA